CGATGCCCGACGAGCCCGCACCGCATGCCCCAGCCCCGGCTCCCGGCCCGGACGTGCAGGCCGTGCAGGTCGCGCGGCTGTACTACATCCAGGGCCTGACCACCGACGCGATCGCGGGCGAACTGGGGCTGTCACGCCCCAAGGTCTCGCGGCTGCTGTCGCACGCGCGGCGCAGCGGTCTGGTCGAGATCCGCATCCATGACCCCGAGGGGCAGGCGGGCACGCTGGAGGCCCAGCTCCAGGCGCGCTATCCCTTCCTGAAAGCGCAGGTCGTCAGCGTGCCGCAGGGCAGCCCGGAAGACCTGTGGCAGGAGCGTGTCGCCGCCGCCGCCGCGAGCTTGCTGGGCAGCCTGATCCGGCCCGGCATGACCGTGGGCCTGGCGTGGGGGAATACCGTCAGCGCCGTCAGTCACGCCCTGACCCCCCGCCCGGTGCCCGGCGTGACCTTCGTGCAGCTCAACGGCTCCGCGAACGCCGCTGACTTCATGAGCGGCTTCGTCACCGACACCGTCCTGCGCTTCGCCCGCAGCTTCTCGGCCGGCGCGCAGCTGTTCCCGGTGCCCACCTTCTTCGACGATCCCAGCACCAAGCAGGCCATGTGGCGCGAACGCAGCGTGCGGCACGTCCTGGGCCTCCAGACCCAGGCCGACCTGCTGCTGTACTCCATCGGCAGCCACACCGCGTCCACACCCAGCCACGTGTACGCCGCCGGCTACCTGGGCGCTGCCGACCTCGACGTGCTGGCGGCCGAGGGCGCGGTGGGCGACATCGCCACGGTGTTCTACCGCGCCGACGGCAGCTTCGACGGCCTGAGCCTGAACGCCCGTGCCAGCGGCCCGGACCTGTCGCTGGTGCGGGACGCGCCGGACTCGATCTGCGTCGTCAGCGGCCTGGGCAAGGTCGCTGCCCTGCACGCCGCGCTGCGCGGCGGCCTGATGCGCCGCCTGATCGTGGACGAGATCACCGCGCAGGCCGTCCTGGACGCCGATTCCTGACCCCTACGCCTCCGGCACCGCCACCCGGGCGGCCGGAGTGGTCTCGCCGCGGTCGTCCGCGTAGCCGCTGGCCTGCAGGGTGTACAGCGCCGCGTAGCGCTCGCCCAGCGCCATCAGCTCGGCGTGCGTGCCCGACTCGGTGATCACGCCGCCGTCGAGCACCACGATCTGGTCGGCCAGCCGCACGGTGGAGAAGCGGTGCGAGATCAGCAGCGTGATCCGCTCGCCCGCGTGCTCGCGCAGCGCCTGGATCGTCTCGAACTCGGCCTTGGCGTCCAGCGCGGCGGTGGGTTCGTCGAAGACCAGCACCGAGGCCCCCCGGAAGTACAGCCGCGCCAGGGCCAGGCGCTGCCACTGCCCGCCCGACAGCTGCCGCCCGCCCTGGAACAGGCGGCCCAGCGGCGTGTCCAGGCCGTCCGGCAGCGTATCCACGAAGGCGGCGCCCGCCTGCTGGACGGCGCCCTGCACCCCGGCCACGTCCGTCAGGCGCTCGACCTCGGCCAGCCCGACGTTCTCGCGCGCGCTCATCTGGTACTGCCCAAAGTCCTGGAAGATGATGCTCATCTGCCGCTGCACGCTGCGCGGACTGAAGCGCCGCGCGTCCTGGCCGTTGAGTAGGATCACGCCGCTGCTGGGCTCGAACAGCATGGTCAGGAGCTTGACCAGGGTGGTCTTGCCCGCGCCGTTCTCTCCGACCAGGGCCAGCGCCTGCCCACGCACCACGCGGAAGGTCACGCCGCGCAGCACGTCGCGCGTGGTCAGCGGGTAGCGGAAGCCCACGTCCTGGAACTCGATGGTCTCGATCGGCCCGGTCCACGTCTCGCCGGCGTCCAGGTCGCGTGTGGGCAGCTCCAGGAAGTCGAAGAGGTTGCGCATATACAGCAGGTTCTGGTAGATGCCGCTCACGCCGTTGAGCAGCCCCGACACCGTGCCCTGCACCTGCGTGATGCCCAGGATGAACACGCTGAAGTCGCCCACACTGATCTGCCCGGCCGCCGCGCGGCGCAGGATCAGGGCGCTCGCCAGGCCGATCAGCAGCGCCGAGAGCAGCGCCGCGCCGAAGCCCCACGCCGAGCGCCGGCGGATGATGTCCACCAGCTGCCGCCGGAAGCCCAAGTAGTAGTCCCGCCAGCGCGTCAGCAGGTAGGTCTCGAAGCCGAACAGCCGCACCTCCTTGACCAGCGTGTCGGAGGTCAGGAGGCTGCCCAGGTAGTTCTGCACGCGCGCGTCGTGCGTCTGCCACCGCAGCATGCGGTAGTTCTCGACCCCGAAGCGGTTGGACACGATGACGCCCGGCAGAGCCGCCAGGATCACCAGCGGCAGCACCCACACGCCCAGCTGCGCCATCAGCGCGCCCACCGACGCCAGCGTCACGAGCGCGCCCGCCAGGCCCACGAGCTGCGTCGCCACGCCCAGCGGGCGGGTGCCCACCTCGCGGTACGCCTGTTGCAGGCGGTCGTAGGTCTCCGCGTTCTCGAAGGCCTCCACGCTCAGGTCCGACGCCTTGTCCAGAATGCGGCGCGTCACGGCGTGTTGCAGCGAGTCGCCCAGCAGCTGCTGCGCCGCGTTCCCGACCGTGCTGAGCAGGCTGCCCAGCACGACCAGGCTCACCTGCACGGCCAGCAGCGTGAGCAGCGCGGCGTACGTGACGCTGCCCTGCGCGGCCCGCGCGACCTCGTCCAGCAGCAGCTTGCCGATGTAGAGGTTCGCGGCGGGCAGCGCGCTCGACGCCAGCGTGGTCAGGGCGTACGCGACGGAGTGGCGGGGGCTGGCCCGCCACACCAGCGCCAGCGTGCGCCCCAGGTCATGCAGGCGCTCGCGCGGCGACAGCGGCTCTCCGTCCGGGAGGTTCGGCGGCGGGCGGGTGGGCACGGACATCATGAGCCGAGTGTGGCGCACCGGGCGCGACCGGACCGTGAGCTGTCACGGCTGGGCCCCGCCCGGTGCGCGTCCGGGTCAGGTGCTGGGCGTTACGCCGGGGCGGCCTGCTTCTGGCGCAGCAGCGTGCGCAGCTTCTCGGTGTCCTCGTGGAAGCCGCGGATTCCCTCGGCCAGCTTCTCGTTCGCCATGGGGTTGCTCGCCAGCGCCCAGCGGAAATCCGCTTCGCTGACCGGCGGCTCGGTCTCGGTCGCGGGCACGGGGGTCAGGGCACGCTCCAGGTGACCCTGGTCCCCTTCGAGTTCGCCCAGCAACTGCGGACTGACCGTCAGGCGGTCGCAGCCCGCCAGCGCCTTCACCTGCGCCGCCGAGCGGAACGACGCGCCCATCACGATGGTCTGGTAGCCGTGCGACTTGAAGTGGTGGTAGATCTCGCGCACGCTCTGCACGCCCGGATCGTCGTCCACGGCGTAGTCCTTGGTGCCGGTCGCCTTCTTGTACCAGTCGGTGATGCGGCCCACGAAGGGCGACAGCAGGTACGCGCCCGCCTGCGCCGCCGCGATGGCCTGCTCCTTGCTGAACACCAGCGTGAGGTTGCAGTGGATGCCCTCGGCTTCCAGGATGCGCGCAGCCTGCACGCCCTCCCACGTGGTCGCCAGCTTGATCAGGATGCGTTCCTTGCCCACGCCAGCTTTCTGGTACAGGTCGATCAGGTGCCGCGCCTTGGCGACCATGGCGTCGGTGTCGAAAGACAGCCGCGCGTCCACCTCGGTGCTGACGTACCCCGGCACGATGCGGGTCAGCTCCGTGCCGATGCGGATGGTGAGCATGTCGATGGCCGCCTCGACGTCGTCCATGTCCTGGGCGTCGCGCAGCGCCTGGGCGTAGCCGGGCAGGCTGGCTGCCTTAAGGATCAGCGACGGATTGGTGGTGCAGTCCTGCGGCTGGTACTTGCGGATGGCTTCCAGGTCGCCGGTATCGGCCACGACCACGGTCATTGTCTTGAGCTGTTCCAGGGCGTTCATGGTGTCCTCCTCGGCGCTGGACGGCGCGGCATGCGGGCCCGGCTTCCGCTCCACGATACGCCCGGTGGTGTCCGGGCAGCGCGCCCCGGGCAGACGAATTCGCCAATCACCGGCTCATGTTCGGGCGGTCACGACCCACTCAGGTGGGCGGCGGCGTAGCGGGCGGCGGCCTCGGCGTGCTCGCGCTGCTGGACAGTGGCGCCCGGCAACTCGCGCGTCAGGGCGGCGCGCAGCAGCGGACTGACCCGGAAGGCCCCGCCCGTCGCGGTGACCGGCAGCGGCCCCACCCGCGCCTGCACACGCTGCGCCAGCGTGGCGAGCTGCCCGGCCGCCTCGGTGAGCAGCGCTCCCGCCCGGACGTCCCCGGCGTCCGCGGCCTTCCCGACCGCCGGGGCGAGCCGCGCCACGCTGGCCGCCCCCGGCGTGCCGTACACGAAGGTCCGCAGCGTGTCCCAGTCCAGGCCGCCGGTGACCACGCCCACCTCGGCGGCGAGCGCCCCGGACGGCACCACGCCGCGGTCGAGGTCGTCCGTGAGGACCCGCAGCGCCGCCCGGCCCAGGCTGAACCCGCCCCCGTCGTCTCCGATGCGGTAGCCGTAGCCGCCCGCGCGCGTGACCGCGCCGCCGGCCGAGACGTGGTACGCCACCGAACCCGTGCCGGCGTACAGCAGCACGCCCTCGCCGCCGCCCAGGTGCGCGCGGTACGCGAGGTCGAGGTCGCCCTCCACACTGACCCGCTCCGGCTCCAGGCCCAGCACGCCCGCCAGTTCCCGCGCGACGGCCGCCGCACGCGGCGAGCCAGCGCTCAGGCCGGCCACGCCCGCGTGCACGGCCTCCGGCCGGCCGGGCAGACCGGCGGCCAACGCGGTCAGCGCCTGTGCGCCCGCCGGCGTGTCCAACAGCGCGGCCGTGAACGGCAGCGTCACGCCGCTCGCCACCGTCTGGCCGTCGCGCGCCAGCGCCCACTTCGTGCCGCTTCCCCCAGCGTCCAGCCCCAGCAGCAGGGCAGGACGGCTCAACGCTTCACCATACACAGCTCGGTCATCCGCCCGATTCTGACAGTCCTGTTGGTAAGAACGCTGACCATGTGCAGGCGGCGCACATGGTCAGGTCGGCAGCAGTCGGATCAGCGGTTCTGCGGGAAGCCCAGGTCGATCGTGCTGGTGGCCGGGTCAGGCCAGCGGCTGGTCACGACCTTGCCGCGCGTGTAGAACTGCACGCCTTCCGGGCCGTACATGTGCGTGTCACCGAACAGCGACGCCTTCCACCCGCCGAAGGAGTAGTACGACACCGGCACCGGGATCGGCACGTTCACGCCCACCATGCCGACCTCCACGTCGAACTGGAACTGCCGCGCCACGCCGCCGTCGCGCGTGAAGATGGCCGTGCCGTTGCCGTAGGTGTTGTCGTTGATCAGCGTCAGGCCTTCCTCGTAGCTCTGGACGCGCGCCACACCCAGCACCGGCCCGAAGATCTCGTCGTCGTAGCACTTCATGCCGGGCTTCACGCCGTCCAGCAGCGACACGCCCGTGAAGAAGCCCTGCTCGCCCAGCGCGTGGCCCCTGCC
This sequence is a window from Deinococcus metalli. Protein-coding genes within it:
- a CDS encoding N-acetylglucosamine kinase, with protein sequence MSRPALLLGLDAGGSGTKWALARDGQTVASGVTLPFTAALLDTPAGAQALTALAAGLPGRPEAVHAGVAGLSAGSPRAAAVARELAGVLGLEPERVSVEGDLDLAYRAHLGGGEGVLLYAGTGSVAYHVSAGGAVTRAGGYGYRIGDDGGGFSLGRAALRVLTDDLDRGVVPSGALAAEVGVVTGGLDWDTLRTFVYGTPGAASVARLAPAVGKAADAGDVRAGALLTEAAGQLATLAQRVQARVGPLPVTATGGAFRVSPLLRAALTRELPGATVQQREHAEAAARYAAAHLSGS
- the tal gene encoding transaldolase, whose translation is MNALEQLKTMTVVVADTGDLEAIRKYQPQDCTTNPSLILKAASLPGYAQALRDAQDMDDVEAAIDMLTIRIGTELTRIVPGYVSTEVDARLSFDTDAMVAKARHLIDLYQKAGVGKERILIKLATTWEGVQAARILEAEGIHCNLTLVFSKEQAIAAAQAGAYLLSPFVGRITDWYKKATGTKDYAVDDDPGVQSVREIYHHFKSHGYQTIVMGASFRSAAQVKALAGCDRLTVSPQLLGELEGDQGHLERALTPVPATETEPPVSEADFRWALASNPMANEKLAEGIRGFHEDTEKLRTLLRQKQAAPA
- a CDS encoding sugar-binding transcriptional regulator, whose translation is MPDEPAPHAPAPAPGPDVQAVQVARLYYIQGLTTDAIAGELGLSRPKVSRLLSHARRSGLVEIRIHDPEGQAGTLEAQLQARYPFLKAQVVSVPQGSPEDLWQERVAAAAASLLGSLIRPGMTVGLAWGNTVSAVSHALTPRPVPGVTFVQLNGSANAADFMSGFVTDTVLRFARSFSAGAQLFPVPTFFDDPSTKQAMWRERSVRHVLGLQTQADLLLYSIGSHTASTPSHVYAAGYLGAADLDVLAAEGAVGDIATVFYRADGSFDGLSLNARASGPDLSLVRDAPDSICVVSGLGKVAALHAALRGGLMRRLIVDEITAQAVLDADS
- a CDS encoding ABC transporter ATP-binding protein codes for the protein MMSVPTRPPPNLPDGEPLSPRERLHDLGRTLALVWRASPRHSVAYALTTLASSALPAANLYIGKLLLDEVARAAQGSVTYAALLTLLAVQVSLVVLGSLLSTVGNAAQQLLGDSLQHAVTRRILDKASDLSVEAFENAETYDRLQQAYREVGTRPLGVATQLVGLAGALVTLASVGALMAQLGVWVLPLVILAALPGVIVSNRFGVENYRMLRWQTHDARVQNYLGSLLTSDTLVKEVRLFGFETYLLTRWRDYYLGFRRQLVDIIRRRSAWGFGAALLSALLIGLASALILRRAAAGQISVGDFSVFILGITQVQGTVSGLLNGVSGIYQNLLYMRNLFDFLELPTRDLDAGETWTGPIETIEFQDVGFRYPLTTRDVLRGVTFRVVRGQALALVGENGAGKTTLVKLLTMLFEPSSGVILLNGQDARRFSPRSVQRQMSIIFQDFGQYQMSARENVGLAEVERLTDVAGVQGAVQQAGAAFVDTLPDGLDTPLGRLFQGGRQLSGGQWQRLALARLYFRGASVLVFDEPTAALDAKAEFETIQALREHAGERITLLISHRFSTVRLADQIVVLDGGVITESGTHAELMALGERYAALYTLQASGYADDRGETTPAARVAVPEA